The following coding sequences lie in one Porphyromonas asaccharolytica DSM 20707 genomic window:
- a CDS encoding Omp28 family outer membrane lipoprotein, whose product MKLSTRYTILSALALILMVSCKPMPESERLIPNEMETSKGRSVLIEDYSGVGCVNCPIAAKKITEAAAPHGDKVVIVALHGSNTGIGTQPKEDPKGLYSPEAATYLDRLQSGGSLPIATFNRRPLASSGSKTYSDSYTQWPAEMQAVRELPQLYKIDLQVSESDRKITTQCTATALAPAVQGVATELYLQLWLIEDDIVAPQHFRKGLDEAYQHNHIFRQTLNGIDGEAYELGKSYNQTSTIEREVIQPDQCSVVAILYDHKSGEVYEVAKAPLKGNNSTN is encoded by the coding sequence ATGAAACTATCTACACGCTATACGATACTCTCAGCTCTAGCTCTGATCCTTATGGTCTCTTGCAAGCCAATGCCTGAGAGTGAGCGACTCATCCCTAATGAGATGGAGACCTCTAAAGGGCGCTCCGTACTCATCGAGGACTACAGTGGCGTGGGCTGTGTCAACTGCCCCATAGCTGCAAAGAAAATCACGGAGGCTGCAGCTCCTCATGGTGACAAGGTGGTCATCGTGGCACTCCACGGGAGCAACACGGGTATTGGCACCCAGCCTAAAGAAGACCCTAAGGGACTATACAGCCCCGAGGCAGCTACCTATCTAGATCGTCTTCAGTCTGGTGGCTCGCTACCCATCGCGACCTTCAATCGTCGTCCACTCGCCAGCAGCGGGAGCAAGACCTATAGCGACAGCTATACCCAGTGGCCCGCCGAGATGCAGGCGGTGCGCGAGCTACCTCAGCTCTACAAGATAGACCTGCAGGTCTCTGAGAGTGATCGCAAGATAACAACCCAGTGCACCGCTACGGCACTAGCCCCTGCTGTCCAAGGGGTTGCCACTGAGCTCTACCTACAGTTATGGCTCATCGAGGACGACATCGTAGCGCCTCAGCACTTCAGGAAGGGACTAGACGAAGCCTATCAGCACAACCACATCTTCCGTCAGACGCTCAACGGCATCGACGGGGAGGCTTATGAGCTAGGCAAGAGCTACAACCAGACCAGTACCATCGAGCGTGAAGTCATACAGCCCGACCAGTGCTCTGTCGTAGCCATCCTCTATGATCACAAGAGTGGCGAGGTCTATGAGGTCGCTAAGGCTCCTCTCAAGGGCAACAACTCAACAAACTAA
- a CDS encoding T9SS type A sorting domain-containing protein → MNKLITRLALSITLAGGMLLPATQATAQKQLVASDLQLVEAPALREASQLRAGRAGDLVNLKTSKYVAKDINGKEHDIDAILKSGKAIMIDFSAVWCGPCWMLHTSGVLERLYSKFGPEGTNQIELFWVGADSRSTISAIKGKGGGTQGDWTKDSKGNLVPYPLFSDPKMASTLGIDVTGFPTLVLVGPGNKWIACRGEVETSDSDFKQFTGLLALFMKEEDKPQGVTFAGVTDLYVGETHKLKVSYSTVAPVTKIEWKAPEGITLKKVSDEEYQVTANKLGTYEIEATVTNKNGSATGKVTVTVSDPISSYPFFSAMDVKDKLDKGWRSIDHDGDGFGFDSFMGKGLLDRLGLKFNDPNYKPGAESSADYLISWGTFFPTETQPGKNGGVSFSGSTIEPDNELLSAPLVIPADAAKPTFSCYISSFFQANKSDELKVMVSELNGTPVELLAPQAPIGGDWKLISADLSAYKGKTILLSLIPVVNGESGIGVDQIRVTMDGTTDVEAPTLNVQTTLYPNPASDYVTVKTRVGSSIEIFATDGALLSTTQAKGEETTVALAQLPAGRYLVRITSLEGEIVLRPLIIK, encoded by the coding sequence ATGAACAAACTAATTACACGCTTAGCACTAAGCATCACACTCGCTGGAGGCATGCTCCTACCAGCGACTCAAGCTACGGCACAAAAGCAGCTCGTAGCATCAGACCTCCAGCTTGTGGAGGCTCCCGCACTTCGCGAGGCATCACAGCTCCGTGCAGGGCGAGCTGGTGATCTCGTCAATCTCAAGACATCAAAGTATGTCGCTAAGGACATCAATGGCAAGGAGCACGATATCGATGCCATACTCAAGTCTGGCAAGGCGATCATGATCGACTTCTCCGCTGTATGGTGTGGTCCCTGCTGGATGCTCCACACGAGTGGAGTCTTGGAGCGACTCTACTCTAAGTTTGGTCCTGAGGGAACGAATCAAATCGAGCTCTTCTGGGTCGGAGCCGATTCAAGGTCCACCATCAGTGCAATCAAGGGCAAGGGTGGTGGAACCCAGGGCGACTGGACCAAGGACAGCAAAGGCAATCTAGTACCTTATCCCCTATTCTCTGATCCGAAGATGGCTTCTACGCTGGGCATTGATGTGACCGGATTCCCCACACTAGTCCTCGTCGGACCAGGCAATAAGTGGATCGCGTGCCGTGGAGAGGTAGAGACATCGGATTCTGACTTCAAGCAGTTTACAGGACTTCTGGCGCTCTTTATGAAGGAGGAAGACAAGCCTCAGGGAGTCACCTTCGCAGGTGTGACAGATCTCTACGTAGGAGAGACCCATAAGCTTAAAGTTTCCTACTCAACCGTTGCCCCCGTCACCAAAATCGAGTGGAAAGCACCCGAAGGCATAACTCTCAAGAAGGTGAGCGATGAGGAGTATCAAGTGACCGCAAACAAGCTCGGCACCTATGAAATCGAGGCTACAGTCACGAACAAGAATGGTAGCGCTACTGGCAAGGTGACCGTCACCGTTTCTGATCCTATCTCTAGCTATCCATTCTTCAGTGCTATGGATGTCAAGGATAAGCTCGACAAGGGCTGGAGATCCATCGACCATGATGGTGATGGCTTTGGCTTTGACTCCTTTATGGGTAAGGGATTATTAGATCGCCTTGGACTTAAGTTCAATGACCCCAACTATAAGCCAGGTGCTGAGAGCAGTGCAGACTACTTGATCTCTTGGGGAACCTTCTTTCCTACAGAGACTCAGCCAGGGAAAAACGGTGGTGTCTCCTTCTCTGGATCAACTATCGAGCCCGACAACGAGCTACTCTCGGCTCCTCTAGTGATACCAGCCGATGCTGCAAAGCCAACCTTCTCTTGCTACATTTCGAGCTTCTTCCAGGCTAACAAGAGCGATGAACTCAAGGTGATGGTCTCTGAGCTCAATGGCACCCCTGTAGAGCTACTAGCTCCACAAGCACCAATAGGTGGTGACTGGAAACTCATCTCTGCAGATCTCTCAGCTTACAAGGGCAAGACCATACTCCTCTCACTAATCCCTGTAGTCAACGGAGAGAGTGGCATTGGTGTAGACCAGATACGTGTTACCATGGATGGCACAACAGATGTAGAGGCTCCTACGCTCAACGTACAGACAACCCTCTACCCGAACCCCGCCAGTGACTACGTCACTGTCAAGACTCGTGTCGGTAGCTCCATTGAGATCTTTGCTACTGATGGGGCTCTGCTCTCCACGACGCAAGCCAAGGGCGAGGAGACTACGGTAGCACTCGCACAGCTACCCGCTGGGCGCTACCTAGTACGTATCACCTCACTAGAGGGTGAGATCGTCCTCCGTCCGCTCATCATCAAGTAA
- a CDS encoding Ig-like domain-containing protein — MTLALLTSCGPDANKPTPEVTALTLSATTAQLSVGETLQLTASVTPADAKVTFTTDNAAVATVCEKGIVKAIAPGTATITAKAGDKTATCTITVEEKKVEEKNVSLFNKLDGKKYPSGSTIDYAASVSKEDASFYALDLFFSVLKTAKYKVTLTFDKATSGSACIGTQCENFSGKSYTTDATLVADDLESDLKGKGDMTSLGTHLDLSTPAGETYKNRMTIQLKPEDGSETLQWTVNLAIAVK; from the coding sequence ATGACGCTAGCACTACTGACCTCTTGTGGTCCTGATGCGAACAAGCCGACCCCCGAGGTGACGGCACTCACGCTCAGTGCTACAACAGCCCAACTGTCAGTTGGCGAGACCCTACAGCTCACCGCCAGCGTCACCCCAGCAGATGCTAAGGTAACCTTCACGACCGACAACGCAGCCGTCGCTACCGTCTGTGAGAAGGGGATCGTCAAGGCAATCGCACCTGGTACAGCTACTATCACAGCTAAGGCTGGCGACAAGACTGCGACCTGCACCATCACGGTCGAAGAGAAAAAAGTCGAAGAGAAAAACGTATCTCTCTTTAACAAGCTCGATGGCAAGAAGTACCCCTCAGGGAGCACCATCGACTATGCCGCCTCTGTTTCTAAGGAAGATGCAAGCTTTTATGCGTTAGATCTCTTCTTTAGCGTACTCAAGACAGCTAAGTACAAGGTTACCTTAACTTTTGATAAAGCTACATCAGGATCTGCCTGCATAGGGACCCAGTGCGAGAACTTCTCTGGTAAGTCTTACACCACCGACGCAACCTTAGTCGCTGACGACCTAGAGTCTGATCTCAAGGGTAAGGGTGATATGACCTCTCTAGGAACTCACCTCGATCTCTCCACACCGGCTGGTGAGACCTACAAGAACCGTATGACCATCCAGCTCAAGCCTGAGGATGGTAGCGAGACACTCCAGTGGACTGTCAACTTAGCTATAGCCGTCAAGTAA
- a CDS encoding DUF6029 family protein: MRQTLHLVRHLCLLSSICIAGLSALTAQSDAEWKPWNKFTPSFSVQSDMLFSLDDQANGYKTWMGNSYITGSLRNNYLELGLRYEELLRPMPGHEPEQGRGIPHMHLKGFIGKYGEVTLGDFYDQFGSGILFRSYEERTLGIDNAVRGVHVSLTPYDGVRLKGFTGQQRNYFDRTFRLFNKDRGFISGADGELAIHQWAPALRDNLMTLTLGGSYVNKVEDDEIIPVETPAGMTGPMRLNLPRQVHAFGGRAKFTLGGWVLNGEYAYKSSDPTATNHYIYSPGSVAMLSTSYSQRGMSLLLQAKRSENFNFLSARSTVGTPLHINHLPAFTANHTYTLAALYPYATQPDGEWAFQGDFRYTIPRGTLLGGKYGTGLRVNYAHVRGLKSVATDQLPLEAPESKLYGTDGYEHPFFGMGELYYSDFNFELSKKFSRTVSLTFEYYHQIYNQLVVEGHAINNPLVYSNIFVLDGKFRLAPRYTLRTELQYLYSRQAEGSWLFGLAELSIAPNWVITLSDQYNIDMTKEHYYMGSLAYATGSHRLQLGYGRTRAGINCSGGVCRYMPETKGIYLSYNGSF, encoded by the coding sequence ATGAGACAGACGCTACATCTCGTACGGCACCTTTGCCTCCTATCTTCTATTTGTATTGCTGGACTATCTGCTCTTACAGCACAAAGTGATGCTGAGTGGAAGCCTTGGAACAAATTCACACCCTCCTTTAGTGTGCAGAGCGATATGCTCTTCTCCCTAGATGATCAAGCTAACGGATACAAAACCTGGATGGGCAATAGCTACATCACAGGCTCCCTACGCAATAACTACCTCGAGCTGGGACTACGATACGAAGAGCTCCTCCGACCGATGCCAGGGCATGAGCCTGAGCAGGGACGAGGCATACCGCATATGCACCTCAAGGGCTTCATAGGCAAGTATGGAGAGGTCACGCTAGGCGACTTCTACGACCAGTTTGGCTCCGGCATCCTCTTCCGTAGCTATGAGGAGCGCACACTAGGCATCGACAATGCCGTCCGAGGAGTCCACGTATCCCTCACCCCCTATGATGGAGTACGACTCAAGGGATTCACGGGTCAGCAGCGCAACTACTTCGACCGCACCTTCCGCCTCTTCAATAAGGATCGAGGCTTCATCTCAGGAGCTGACGGCGAGCTAGCCATTCACCAGTGGGCACCAGCTCTCAGAGACAATCTGATGACCCTCACACTGGGCGGTTCCTATGTCAATAAGGTAGAAGACGATGAGATCATCCCCGTAGAGACTCCCGCAGGTATGACAGGTCCTATGCGCCTCAACCTGCCCCGTCAGGTACATGCTTTCGGGGGACGCGCTAAGTTTACACTCGGCGGGTGGGTACTCAATGGTGAGTACGCCTACAAGAGTAGCGACCCCACAGCGACCAACCACTATATCTACTCACCAGGCTCCGTAGCGATGCTCTCGACCTCTTACTCACAGCGAGGTATGAGTCTCTTGCTACAAGCTAAGCGTAGCGAGAACTTTAACTTCCTCTCCGCGCGCTCTACGGTCGGTACCCCACTACATATCAACCACCTACCAGCTTTTACAGCTAATCATACTTACACCCTTGCAGCTCTTTACCCCTACGCTACGCAGCCTGATGGCGAGTGGGCATTTCAGGGGGACTTCCGCTACACGATCCCAAGAGGTACTCTCCTAGGTGGCAAGTATGGTACGGGACTACGGGTCAACTATGCGCATGTACGAGGGCTCAAGAGTGTCGCTACCGACCAGCTACCCCTAGAGGCTCCTGAGAGTAAGCTCTACGGTACAGACGGATACGAGCATCCTTTCTTTGGCATGGGAGAGCTATACTACTCTGACTTTAACTTCGAGCTGAGCAAGAAGTTCTCTCGGACCGTCTCTCTAACCTTCGAGTACTACCATCAGATCTACAATCAGTTGGTGGTCGAGGGACATGCGATCAATAACCCGCTCGTCTATAGCAACATCTTCGTCCTCGACGGCAAGTTCAGACTAGCACCTCGCTATACGCTACGCACCGAGCTACAGTATCTGTACAGTCGTCAGGCTGAGGGAAGCTGGCTCTTTGGGCTGGCCGAGTTATCCATCGCTCCAAACTGGGTGATCACACTTTCTGACCAGTACAATATAGACATGACCAAGGAGCACTACTATATGGGCTCTCTAGCTTACGCCACGGGTAGTCACCGCTTACAGCTAGGCTACGGACGTACACGCGCTGGTATCAACTGCTCGGGAGGTGTATGCCGCTATATGCCCGAGACGAAGGGTATCTACCTAAGCTACAACGGCTCCTTCTAA
- a CDS encoding TlpA family protein disulfide reductase: MKHLLTILLSLIVVTVAQAQLPQVELKDLQNNVVNTSELSNDGKPFIISFFATWCKPCLRELKAIHEEYVDWQEETGVKLIAVSIDEGQNADRVKPLVDALGFEYEVLLDPNGDFKRAMNVNMVPHVFVIDGKGRIAYAHSGYTEGGEQELIAKVRELLQTTEE, from the coding sequence ATGAAGCACTTACTAACTATCCTACTATCTCTCATAGTAGTCACCGTAGCTCAAGCGCAGCTACCTCAAGTCGAGCTCAAAGATCTACAAAACAATGTGGTCAACACGAGCGAACTAAGTAACGATGGTAAGCCCTTTATCATCTCATTCTTTGCCACTTGGTGCAAGCCCTGTCTGCGTGAGCTCAAGGCGATACACGAGGAGTATGTCGACTGGCAGGAGGAGACAGGGGTCAAGCTCATCGCTGTCTCTATCGATGAGGGTCAAAACGCAGATCGCGTCAAGCCTCTAGTCGATGCCCTGGGCTTTGAGTACGAGGTACTGCTAGATCCCAATGGAGACTTCAAGCGGGCTATGAATGTCAATATGGTTCCTCACGTCTTCGTCATCGACGGCAAGGGACGCATCGCTTATGCACATAGTGGCTACACCGAGGGCGGTGAGCAGGAGCTCATTGCCAAGGTACGTGAGCTACTACAAACCACTGAAGAGTAA